In Shewanella sp. GD04112, the sequence CAAAAAGGCTTACCCGTCATTAAAAGTCTGTGTGAACGCTTGCGGATCCCCAACGAGTATCGCGATCTGGCGCTCTTGGTGAGCGACCAACATCAGAATGTGCACCAAGCTTTTGAGTTAAGGAGCGAAACTATCATCAAACTCTTCGATAAAGCCGATTTTTGGCGTAAACCAGAACGGCTGGAGCAACTTCTATTAGCCTGTCTCGCCGATATGCGTGGCCGAACCGGATTCGAGCATCACGCCTATCCACAAGGCGATTATCTTTCTGCTTGTTTTTTAGCCGCCAATACGGTCGATGTGAAGGCTATTATTGCGGCAGGTTTTCAAGGTGTACAGATAAAACAGGCGCTCAATTCGAAGCGGATAGAGGTTGTTGAGCGAGTGAAACTCAACTGGCAGCAATCCCAAGCCAAACAAACGCCATAAAATTGTAATATTTTTGTAAATGCGACCACACTTTCTGGTAAATACAGTGCCATTTTTCGATGAAAAAGGCCGATATAACCGCGAAAAAACGCTTTTAAAAAAAATTTATATGTCTATAGTGGTTAAACGCATTAATATTCGTAGCAAATTAAAATAGCTATGTCATAATTAGGCAGTTTCGATTCCAAAGTGACGAAACATTCAAATCCAACCTATTTTAAGGGATTTTTTACAATGAACAAAAAAGTACTGATGATTGCTGGTTTAGCAATGACTGCCCTACTAGGTGGTTGTGCAAACACTACTGCTCTGGAAGAAAGCGTTGCAACTCTGGGCAACAAAGTTGATCAATTGTCAGCTGATGTTAGCTCTCTGAAATCAGAGCAAAGCAAACTGTCTGCAGACGTTAAAGATGCTAAAGCAGCAGCTATGGACGCACAAGCAGAAGCTAAGCGCGCTAACGACCGTCTAGACAACGTTGCTTCTCGTTACAAGAAGTAATGATAAGTAATTAACCTGTAATTCAGCAGGTTAGCATAAAAGGCTTGAGAAAGATGAAAGCGAATAGCACATCCATCCAAGCCTTTTTTTATGGCCTTAGTTAATCCAAGCACCCATCTTATCTTTAAAAGTCATCTCCAATTTAAACCTACACTTTCTCGGCTCTTTAGCCCTTTACACTCATCATCTCTTTAAAACTCATTCGGCTTAACGGCAATGCCAGTCCAAAACCGAAGTTCATCGCTCATTTGTTTTAAGTGGATTTGATTTTTAATCTCATCCATAAACTGAGATTTTAAGTTTTCTTAATCTCCACGAATCTTTTTGCTTAAAACTTTATTTTTGCCCCAGTGTTATCGTCGGCATTTTAAAGAAACTGCAACGCGACAAACTGAGGCCATTAGGGAAACAAAGGCAATAAACGGGTAATAATTGTGAGAGACAAAAGTGTAATAAAGATAAAGTTTAAGGGACGCCGTTTCGCATTTACATTAAAACAACATAAAAAGCTCGATTAGTATCATAGACTTGCGCAATTCACCCTATTCAAGCACCCAGAAACGCATTCCCTAAACCAATGAATAGATTAAAAAACATCCTATTCAATTAGGTGTTTTGGCCTATTAGGACTCAATTAAAGACTTTTGCGCTAAGACCAAAACAAAATCAATTTCCAGCGTATCGAAGGCTTTCGTCCGAATAAGGTGTTTAACTTGTTCAGAGGCTCGCCACGCATAGGGTGTCATATCCAGCAAGACCAGCGCTTGTTCACCCGTAACGGACAAACTAAATTGCAATTGCTGCTG encodes:
- a CDS encoding Lpp/OprI family alanine-zipper lipoprotein, with amino-acid sequence MNKKVLMIAGLAMTALLGGCANTTALEESVATLGNKVDQLSADVSSLKSEQSKLSADVKDAKAAAMDAQAEAKRANDRLDNVASRYKK